In a single window of the Myxococcus guangdongensis genome:
- a CDS encoding tetratricopeptide repeat protein, translating to MSGKPQSGGSADVQIPKALVEKLVKGELQLGQFLGMTRERLFEYAAIGHNMLQAGRTRLALDIFEGLVAAAPQEPAFHTQLGATLLTLERVDAAFDAYQRALALDGSHGDALVGRGEILLRRGQVPEGLKDLGRAIELDPGLKKRSTQRARSTLLALKKQAESLKAAPPKR from the coding sequence GTGAGCGGCAAACCGCAGAGCGGTGGTTCAGCGGACGTGCAGATTCCGAAGGCCCTGGTGGAGAAGCTCGTCAAGGGCGAGCTGCAGCTGGGGCAGTTCCTGGGAATGACACGCGAGCGGCTCTTCGAGTACGCCGCCATTGGCCACAACATGCTCCAGGCCGGCCGCACCCGGCTGGCCCTGGACATCTTCGAGGGCCTGGTGGCGGCCGCGCCCCAGGAGCCCGCCTTCCACACCCAACTGGGCGCCACGTTGCTGACGCTGGAGCGCGTGGATGCCGCGTTCGACGCCTATCAGCGCGCGCTCGCGTTGGATGGCTCGCACGGGGATGCGCTGGTGGGCCGCGGTGAAATCCTGCTGCGCCGGGGCCAGGTCCCGGAGGGCCTCAAGGACTTGGGCCGGGCCATCGAGTTGGATCCAGGCCTGAAGAAGCGCTCCACCCAGCGCGCCCGGAGCACGCTGCTCGCGCTGAAGAAGCAGGCCGAGTCGCTCAAGGCCGCCCCGCCGAAGCGCTGA
- a CDS encoding FHA domain-containing protein, with amino-acid sequence MSVRLTVTQRSEAGAKGTEHVLTESVITLGRDKSCQVVLAQQAVSRNHARICQEGTLFFLEDLGSAYGTQVNGKPLPKGEKRLLRNGDVIAIAQYDVRFDKVTELINADATSEKTSFIARDNLKDVMRGLSSSEERYLRIMNGPREGERIEVADASELVIGRDEKDVDIVLKDDLTSRKHAKIRRDWSGTHVEDLGSRNGIKVNKKRVNRKALKDNDEVEVGGTRFLYVDPAEPAEEPVQLATDVKKAPPPSPSRPAPVRKEKPPEPEPEPAPPEPEPEPAPPEPEPEPEPEPGPIEEPFQPSQENSVPDGVAPGGAMAMLKDKQKLVPLVVMGVVGLVFLVLLIAVVAGA; translated from the coding sequence ATGAGCGTCCGTCTCACCGTCACGCAGCGCAGCGAGGCCGGAGCCAAGGGCACCGAGCACGTCCTCACCGAATCAGTCATCACGCTGGGGCGCGACAAGTCCTGCCAGGTGGTCCTGGCCCAGCAGGCGGTGTCGCGCAACCACGCGCGCATCTGTCAGGAGGGCACGCTCTTCTTCCTCGAGGACCTGGGCAGCGCCTACGGCACCCAGGTCAACGGCAAGCCCCTGCCCAAGGGCGAGAAGCGCCTGCTGCGCAACGGCGACGTCATCGCCATCGCCCAGTACGACGTGCGCTTCGACAAGGTGACGGAGCTCATCAACGCGGACGCCACGTCGGAGAAGACGTCCTTCATCGCGCGCGACAACCTGAAGGACGTGATGCGCGGGCTGTCCTCCTCGGAGGAGCGCTACCTGCGCATCATGAACGGGCCGCGCGAGGGCGAGCGCATCGAGGTCGCCGACGCGTCCGAGCTGGTCATCGGCCGGGACGAGAAGGACGTGGACATCGTCCTCAAGGACGACCTCACCTCGCGCAAGCACGCGAAGATCCGCCGTGACTGGTCCGGCACCCACGTGGAGGACCTGGGCAGCCGCAACGGCATCAAGGTCAACAAGAAGCGGGTGAACCGCAAGGCGCTCAAGGACAACGACGAGGTGGAGGTGGGCGGCACGCGCTTCCTCTACGTCGACCCCGCCGAGCCCGCCGAGGAGCCCGTCCAGCTCGCCACCGACGTGAAGAAGGCCCCGCCTCCGTCGCCCTCGCGCCCCGCGCCGGTGCGCAAGGAGAAGCCCCCGGAGCCGGAGCCCGAGCCCGCCCCCCCGGAGCCCGAACCCGAGCCCGCTCCCCCAGAGCCGGAACCCGAGCCCGAGCCCGAGCCGGGTCCCATCGAGGAGCCCTTCCAGCCCTCCCAGGAGAACTCCGTGCCGGACGGGGTCGCTCCGGGCGGCGCCATGGCGATGCTCAAGGACAAGCAGAAGCTCGTCCCGCTCGTCGTCATGGGCGTGGTGGGGTTGGTGTTCCTGGTGCTGCTCATCGCCGTGGTCGCCGGCGCCTGA